In one Rugosibacter aromaticivorans genomic region, the following are encoded:
- a CDS encoding GxxExxY protein, translating into MDKQDRQDSGLKHEEITKTVIGCAFEVINELGAGFLESVYEKALLLALRQKSLSVIAQHPVKVIFRNECVGDFFADLFVAGKVIVELKAVKAITPEHQAQIINYLNATGIEVGLLINFGTPKLEYKRFTRNKNMSMDKQDEQD; encoded by the coding sequence ATGGATAAACAGGATAGACAGGATTCGGGTTTGAAACACGAAGAGATCACAAAGACGGTTATTGGCTGTGCGTTTGAAGTTATCAACGAGCTTGGTGCTGGCTTCCTTGAATCGGTCTATGAAAAAGCCCTTCTCTTGGCTCTGCGGCAAAAGAGCCTGTCGGTAATCGCTCAGCATCCTGTCAAGGTGATATTCAGGAACGAGTGCGTCGGGGACTTCTTTGCTGACCTTTTTGTTGCAGGAAAGGTCATTGTCGAACTGAAAGCCGTCAAGGCCATTACGCCGGAACACCAAGCACAGATCATCAACTATCTCAACGCCACCGGGATCGAAGTTGGCCTGCTCATCAACTTCGGCACCCCCAAACTCGAATACAAACGCTTCACGAGAAACAAAAACATGAGCATGGATAAACAAGATGAGCAGGATTAA
- a CDS encoding HsdM family class I SAM-dependent methyltransferase: MLDTTTKRRIDSARDILVGKVPDPKSQVEQITIALIYKFMDDMDAESEELGGKRKFFTGNFARYGWAKLMRSGLGGHETLNLYAEGITKMPENPGIPPLFRDIFKNAYLPYRDPETLKSFLKIIDEFSYDHSERLGDAFEYLLSVLGSQGDAGQFRTPRHIIDFMVEVIDPKKNETVLDPACGTAGFLISSYKHILNQNSSSPLAGYRRVGASSEGRGEGTAVRPGDLLTPDERGALAKNFKGYDISPDMVRLSLVNLYLHGFTDPHIFEYDTLTSEERWNDFADVILANPPFMSPKGGIKPHKRFSIQAKRSEVLFVDYMAEHLTPTGRAAIIVPEGIIFQSQTAYKDLRKLLVENSLVAVVSLPAGCFNPYSGVKTSILILDKSLARQSDTIAFFKVENDGYGLGAQRRAIEKNDLPTGAGRTRCVPARAALQSLHRIHPLPRVHRPDSAKGEDRREWRLQPQWGAVSGGGCTRFVFPEHPTWRSVRSYRRCNPVKAG; encoded by the coding sequence ATGCTAGACACCACCACCAAACGCCGCATCGACAGCGCCCGCGATATTCTCGTCGGCAAAGTCCCCGACCCCAAAAGCCAGGTCGAACAAATCACCATCGCCCTGATCTACAAGTTCATGGACGACATGGACGCCGAGAGCGAGGAACTCGGCGGCAAACGCAAGTTCTTCACCGGCAACTTCGCCCGCTACGGCTGGGCCAAGCTCATGCGCAGCGGCCTCGGCGGCCATGAAACGCTCAACCTCTATGCCGAAGGCATTACCAAAATGCCGGAGAACCCCGGCATCCCGCCGCTGTTCCGCGACATTTTCAAGAACGCCTACCTGCCCTACCGCGACCCCGAGACGCTGAAATCGTTTCTGAAAATCATCGACGAATTTTCATACGACCACAGCGAGCGCCTCGGCGACGCCTTCGAATATCTGCTCTCTGTGCTCGGCAGCCAGGGCGATGCCGGCCAGTTCCGCACCCCGCGCCACATCATCGATTTCATGGTCGAAGTCATCGACCCGAAGAAGAATGAAACCGTACTTGACCCGGCCTGCGGCACTGCCGGGTTCCTCATCTCGTCCTACAAACACATCCTTAACCAAAATTCCTCCTCGCCCCTCGCGGGATACCGAAGGGTAGGGGCTTCATCAGAGGGTCGGGGTGAGGGGACGGCTGTACGCCCCGGTGATTTGCTCACCCCGGACGAGCGCGGCGCGCTGGCCAAAAACTTCAAGGGCTACGACATCTCGCCCGACATGGTGCGCCTAAGTCTCGTGAACCTCTATCTGCACGGCTTCACCGACCCGCATATTTTCGAGTACGACACCCTGACCAGCGAAGAACGCTGGAACGACTTCGCCGACGTCATCCTCGCCAACCCGCCCTTCATGTCGCCCAAAGGCGGCATCAAGCCGCACAAGCGCTTCTCCATCCAGGCCAAGCGCAGCGAAGTCCTGTTCGTGGACTACATGGCCGAGCACCTCACCCCCACCGGCCGCGCCGCCATCATCGTCCCCGAAGGCATCATCTTCCAGAGCCAGACCGCCTACAAAGACCTGCGCAAACTGCTCGTGGAAAATTCCCTCGTCGCCGTCGTTTCGCTCCCGGCGGGCTGTTTCAACCCCTATTCCGGGGTGAAAACCTCCATCCTCATCCTCGACAAGTCTCTCGCCCGCCAGAGCGACACCATCGCCTTCTTCAAAGTCGAGAACGACGGCTACGGCCTCGGCGCCCAGCGCCGCGCCATCGAAAAGAACGACCTGCCAACAGGTGCAGGCCGAACTCGCTGCGTACCTGCACGCGCTGCGCTCCAAAGCCTCCACCGAATCCATCCTCTCCCTCGCGTCCACCGCCCAGATAGTGCCAAAGGAGAAGATCGCCGCGAATGGCGACTACAACCTCAGTGGGGAGCGGTATCGGGAGGCGGCTGCACGCGCTTCGTTTTTCCCGAACATCCCACTTGGCGAAGTGTGCGATCTTATCGGCGGTGCAACCCCGTCAAAGCAGGATGA